A region from the Moritella sp. Urea-trap-13 genome encodes:
- the atpH gene encoding F0F1 ATP synthase subunit delta yields the protein MSDLTTIARPYAKAAFDFAVKEQAIDKWQEMLAFTAEIAVNKDISTLLNGAVSAHTIADIFINVADEQLNESGQNFIKILAENARLSVLPYVVTLFAHYKAEHEKSVEADVTSAMPLTAVQEANIVIALEKRLARKVKLNCNVDNTLIAGLIIQTGDLVIDGSVRGKLNKLAEALQS from the coding sequence ATGTCTGATTTGACTACTATTGCTCGTCCATATGCTAAAGCTGCATTTGATTTTGCCGTTAAGGAACAGGCTATTGATAAATGGCAAGAAATGTTAGCGTTTACGGCGGAAATCGCGGTAAATAAAGATATTTCTACATTATTAAATGGCGCTGTAAGTGCACACACTATTGCTGATATTTTTATCAACGTAGCTGATGAGCAACTTAACGAATCTGGTCAAAACTTTATTAAGATATTGGCCGAGAACGCTCGTTTAAGCGTATTACCATACGTTGTTACTTTATTTGCACATTACAAAGCGGAACATGAGAAATCTGTTGAAGCTGATGTGACTTCTGCAATGCCATTAACGGCAGTGCAAGAAGCAAACATTGTAATCGCGTTGGAAAAACGTTTAGCACGCAAAGTTAAGTTAAATTGCAACGTTGATAACACTTTAATTGCAGGTTTGATTATTCAGACTGGTGATTTAGTTATTGATGGCTCTGTACGCGGTAAGTTAAATAAACTTGCGGAAGCGCTACAATCGTAA
- the atpA gene encoding F0F1 ATP synthase subunit alpha — MQLNSTEISDLIKQRIEKFSVVSEARNEGTIVSVSDGIIRIHGLADCMQGEMIELPGNRFGIALNLERDSVGAVVMGSYMGLAEGQKVRSTGRIFEVPVGRNLLGRVLNTLGEPIDGKGPIDNDGFSPVEVIAPGVMERKSVDQPVQIGIKAIDAMIPIGRGQRELIIGDRQVGKSAIAIDAIINQKDSGIKCVYVAIGQKASTVASVVRKLEEHGAMENTILVVATASEAAALQYLAPYAGCAMGEYFRDRGEDALIVYDDLSKQAVAYRQISLLLRRPPGREAYPGDVFYLHSRLLERAARVNADYVEAFTKGEVKGKTGSLTALPIIETQGGDVSAFVPTNVISITDGQIFLTTELFNSGTRPAVDPGISVSRVGGSAQTKIIKKLSGGIRTALAQYRELAAFAQFSSDLDDATRKQLDHGAKVTELMKQGQYAPMSVAEQALSLYAAEVGALEDVAVNKIVSFEASLQAYAKAEHADFLASINETGAYDKDIQAKLSSLIESFKSTQTW, encoded by the coding sequence ATGCAACTGAATTCTACAGAAATCAGTGATCTGATCAAACAACGTATTGAAAAATTTAGCGTTGTTAGTGAAGCAAGAAATGAAGGTACGATCGTTTCAGTAAGCGATGGTATTATTCGTATTCATGGCCTTGCAGACTGTATGCAAGGCGAAATGATTGAATTACCTGGCAACCGTTTTGGTATCGCACTTAACCTAGAGCGTGACTCTGTTGGTGCGGTAGTAATGGGTTCTTACATGGGTCTTGCAGAAGGCCAAAAAGTACGTTCAACTGGACGTATTTTTGAAGTGCCAGTAGGTCGCAACTTATTAGGTCGTGTTTTAAACACACTTGGTGAGCCTATCGACGGTAAAGGACCTATCGACAACGATGGTTTCTCTCCTGTTGAAGTAATTGCACCTGGTGTAATGGAACGTAAATCTGTTGATCAACCTGTACAGATCGGTATCAAAGCGATTGACGCTATGATCCCAATCGGTCGTGGTCAACGTGAGCTTATTATTGGTGACCGTCAGGTTGGTAAGAGTGCTATCGCTATCGATGCAATCATCAACCAAAAAGACTCGGGCATTAAATGTGTATACGTAGCAATCGGTCAGAAAGCTTCTACCGTTGCTAGTGTTGTACGTAAGCTTGAAGAACATGGCGCAATGGAAAACACTATTCTTGTTGTTGCAACAGCTTCTGAAGCTGCGGCACTACAATACCTAGCACCATACGCTGGTTGTGCTATGGGTGAATACTTCCGTGACCGTGGTGAAGATGCACTAATCGTATATGATGATTTGTCTAAGCAAGCAGTTGCTTACCGTCAGATTTCATTACTATTACGTCGTCCACCGGGCCGTGAAGCATACCCTGGTGATGTTTTCTATCTACATTCACGTCTACTAGAGCGTGCCGCTCGTGTAAACGCTGATTACGTAGAAGCGTTTACTAAAGGTGAAGTGAAAGGTAAGACTGGTTCTTTAACTGCTCTTCCAATCATTGAAACTCAAGGTGGTGACGTATCTGCGTTCGTACCAACGAACGTAATTTCTATTACCGATGGTCAGATCTTCTTGACTACAGAACTGTTTAACTCAGGCACTCGTCCTGCTGTTGATCCAGGTATTTCTGTATCACGTGTTGGTGGTTCAGCACAAACGAAGATCATTAAGAAACTATCTGGTGGTATTCGTACCGCACTAGCACAGTATCGTGAATTAGCAGCATTTGCTCAATTCTCTTCTGACCTTGATGATGCAACGCGCAAGCAGCTTGATCATGGTGCAAAAGTTACTGAGCTAATGAAGCAAGGTCAATATGCGCCGATGAGCGTAGCTGAACAAGCGCTATCTTTATATGCAGCAGAAGTTGGTGCATTAGAAGATGTTGCAGTTAACAAAATTGTTAGCTTTGAAGCGTCTTTGCAGGCTTATGCTAAAGCGGAACACGCTGATTTTCTTGCTTCTATTAATGAAACAGGCGCGTACGACAAAGATATTCAAGCTAAGCTATCAAGCTTAATTGAAAGCTTTAAGTCTACACAAACCTGGTAA
- the atpG gene encoding F0F1 ATP synthase subunit gamma, whose protein sequence is MAGAKEIKNKIGSITNTQKITSAMEMVAASKMRKAQDRMAASRPYANTMRRVIGHLAEGSLEYSHPYLEERDVKRVGYIVISTDRGLCGGLNINLFKKTLSDMKGWSEKNVEIDLGLIGAKAGTFFANVGGHVVANTANLGEEPTLEDLIGSVQVMLEAYDNGKLDRLFVVYNKFVNTMTQEPTIDQLLPLPASEENEALPKHGWDYLYEGEPAELLTKLLVRFIESQVYQGVVENAASEQAARMFAMKNATDNAGDIIDELQLVFNKARQSAITQEISEICAGASAV, encoded by the coding sequence ATGGCCGGCGCTAAAGAAATTAAAAACAAGATCGGGAGTATTACTAATACTCAGAAGATCACCAGCGCAATGGAGATGGTTGCCGCGAGTAAAATGCGTAAAGCACAAGATCGCATGGCAGCTAGCCGCCCATACGCTAACACAATGCGCAGAGTGATCGGTCATCTCGCCGAAGGTTCTCTAGAGTACTCTCATCCGTACCTAGAAGAACGTGACGTGAAACGTGTTGGTTATATTGTGATTTCAACTGACCGTGGTCTATGCGGTGGCTTGAACATTAATCTTTTCAAAAAAACTCTCTCTGATATGAAGGGATGGTCTGAGAAAAATGTAGAGATCGATTTAGGCCTTATTGGTGCTAAAGCGGGTACATTTTTCGCTAACGTAGGTGGGCACGTGGTTGCTAATACAGCAAACCTCGGTGAAGAACCTACGCTAGAAGATTTGATTGGATCTGTTCAAGTTATGCTCGAAGCATACGATAACGGGAAGTTGGATCGCTTGTTCGTTGTATATAACAAATTTGTTAATACAATGACGCAAGAACCAACTATCGATCAACTACTGCCGTTGCCTGCATCGGAAGAAAATGAAGCATTACCTAAGCATGGCTGGGATTACCTTTATGAAGGTGAACCTGCTGAGCTTTTAACTAAATTATTAGTTAGATTTATTGAATCTCAAGTGTATCAAGGTGTTGTTGAAAACGCAGCATCTGAACAAGCAGCACGTATGTTTGCAATGAAAAATGCAACAGACAATGCTGGTGACATTATTGATGAGCTGCAGTTAGTATTTAACAAAGCCCGTCAGTCTGCCATTACGCAAGAGATTTCTGAAATTTGTGCTGGTGCTTCAGCGGTTTAG
- the atpD gene encoding F0F1 ATP synthase subunit beta has protein sequence MSTGIIVQIIGAVVDVEFPQKSVPQVYDALTFDDASLSELVLEVQQQIGGGVVRCIVMGSSDGLRRGLKVTNTGSAISVPVGDECLGRIVNVLGNPIDGKGAIPTDVRYEIHRTAPSYEEQSLSSELLETGVKVIDLICPFAKGGKVGLFGGAGVGKTVNMMELINNIAKAHSGLSVFAGVGERTREGNDFYYEMEEAGVLDKVAMVYGQMNEPPGNRLRVALTGLSMAERFRDEGKDVLLFIDNIYRYTLAGTEVSALLGRMPSAVGYQPTLAEEMGILQERITSTKSGSITSIQAVYVPADDLTDPSPATTFAHLDATVVLNRNIASMGMYPAIDPLDSTSRQLDPLVVGQEHYDIARGVQGVLQRYTELKDIIAILGMDELSEEDKQIVSRARKIQRFLTQPYHVAEVFTGDPGVLVSLKETLRGFKGLLEGDYDDLPEQAFMYCGSIDDAVEAAKKL, from the coding sequence ATGAGTACTGGTATTATTGTCCAGATCATCGGTGCTGTTGTGGACGTTGAGTTCCCACAGAAATCCGTACCTCAAGTGTACGATGCACTGACGTTTGACGACGCTAGCCTATCTGAATTGGTGCTAGAAGTTCAGCAACAAATTGGTGGTGGTGTTGTTCGTTGTATCGTTATGGGTTCAAGTGACGGCTTACGCCGAGGCCTTAAAGTAACTAACACTGGTAGCGCAATTAGCGTGCCTGTTGGTGACGAATGTCTTGGTCGTATTGTAAACGTTCTTGGTAACCCAATTGACGGTAAAGGCGCGATCCCAACAGATGTGCGTTATGAAATTCACCGTACAGCTCCTTCTTATGAAGAGCAGTCACTTTCTAGCGAATTGCTAGAAACAGGTGTTAAAGTTATCGATCTGATTTGCCCATTTGCTAAAGGTGGTAAAGTCGGTCTATTCGGTGGTGCCGGTGTTGGTAAAACCGTAAACATGATGGAACTGATCAACAACATCGCTAAAGCTCACTCAGGTTTATCTGTGTTTGCTGGTGTTGGTGAGCGTACTCGTGAAGGTAACGATTTCTACTACGAGATGGAAGAAGCCGGCGTACTTGATAAAGTAGCAATGGTTTACGGCCAAATGAATGAGCCTCCAGGTAACCGTTTACGTGTTGCTTTGACTGGTTTATCAATGGCTGAACGCTTCCGTGACGAAGGTAAAGATGTACTACTATTCATCGATAACATCTATCGTTATACACTTGCGGGAACTGAAGTATCTGCACTTTTAGGTCGTATGCCATCAGCAGTAGGCTACCAGCCTACACTAGCTGAAGAAATGGGTATCCTACAAGAGCGTATTACTTCAACTAAGAGTGGTTCAATTACATCTATCCAAGCGGTATACGTACCTGCGGATGATTTAACAGATCCATCTCCAGCAACAACATTTGCTCACTTAGATGCAACAGTTGTACTGAACCGTAATATTGCTTCAATGGGTATGTACCCTGCGATCGACCCACTAGATTCTACTTCTCGTCAGTTAGATCCTCTAGTAGTTGGTCAAGAACATTACGACATCGCTCGTGGCGTTCAAGGTGTACTACAGCGTTATACTGAGTTAAAAGACATTATTGCGATCCTAGGTATGGATGAGCTATCTGAAGAAGATAAGCAAATCGTATCTCGCGCTCGTAAGATCCAACGTTTCTTAACTCAGCCATACCATGTTGCTGAAGTATTTACAGGTGACCCTGGTGTTCTAGTATCATTAAAAGAAACTCTACGTGGCTTTAAAGGCTTACTAGAGGGTGATTATGATGATCTTCCTGAGCAAGCGTTCATGTATTGTGGTTCTATCGACGATGCTGTTGAAGCTGCGAAGAAACTTTAA
- a CDS encoding F0F1 ATP synthase subunit epsilon, translated as MAMTFDLNVVSAEGILFSGRVESIQVTGSGGEFGILAGHTPLLTGIVPGMVRLVKQHGKEEVIFVSGGTCEVQPGEVTVLADTAIRAEDLDLAKAQEAKRQAEELLNNSATNQDVDYTQVAIQLADAIAQLRVLKLVKKFS; from the coding sequence ATGGCTATGACTTTTGATTTGAATGTCGTGAGCGCAGAAGGAATTTTATTTTCTGGGCGTGTTGAAAGCATTCAAGTTACCGGTTCTGGCGGTGAGTTCGGCATTTTAGCTGGACATACACCACTATTAACTGGAATAGTACCTGGCATGGTGCGCTTGGTTAAACAACACGGTAAAGAAGAAGTTATCTTTGTTTCAGGTGGTACTTGTGAAGTGCAACCTGGCGAAGTTACCGTGCTGGCTGATACTGCGATTCGTGCAGAAGATCTAGATTTAGCCAAAGCGCAAGAAGCCAAGAGACAAGCTGAAGAACTACTTAATAATTCTGCAACTAATCAAGATGTAGATTACACTCAAGTAGCTATTCAATTGGCTGATGCTATTGCTCAACTTCGTGTGCTTAAATTGGTTAAAAAATTCAGTTAA